One genomic region from Equus asinus isolate D_3611 breed Donkey chromosome 8, EquAss-T2T_v2, whole genome shotgun sequence encodes:
- the LOC139045867 gene encoding patr class I histocompatibility antigen, A-2 alpha chain-like isoform X1 has translation MKRAQFSLPLGVRFLEKPISVSAAPGYKVATTVGNSDSPQTAMMWVMEPPAFLLLLLSGALTLTETWAGSHSMRYFSTGVSRPGRGEPRFIAVGYVDDTQFVRFDSDAASPRMEPRAPWAKQEGPQYWEEQTRTAKEAAQAFRVNLNNLRGYYNQSEAGSHTIQVMYGCDVGPDRRLLRGYSQYAYDGADYLALNEDLRSWTAADTAAQISRRKLEVAGVEERWRNYLDGECMEWLLRYLDYGKETLQRAEAPKTHVTHHHISDHEVTLKCWALGFYPAEITLTWQRDGEDLTQDTEFVETRPAGDGTFQKWAAVVVPSGEEQRYTCHVQHEGLPEPVTLRWEPPSQPTIPTVGLIAGLVLLGAVVTGAVVAAAVMWRNKSSGRESGGKGGCYTQAAGSDSAQGSDVSHGS, from the exons ATGAAGCGAGCCCAGTTCTCACTCCCATTGGGTGTGCGGTTTCTAGAGAAGCCAATCAGCGTCTCCGCTGCTCCGGGTTATAAAGTCGCCACCACCGTGGGGAACTCAGATTCTCCCCAAACCGCGATGATGTGGGTCATGGAGCCTccagccttcctcctcctgctgctctcgGGGGCCCTGACCCTGACCGAGACCTGGGCAG gctccCACTCCATGAGGTATTTCAGCACCGGCGTGTCCCGGCCCGGCCGCGGGGAGCCCCGCTTCATCGCCGTCGGCTACGTGGACGACACGCAGTTCGTGCGGTTCGACAGCGACGCCGCGAGTCCGAGGATGGAGCCGCGGGCGCCGTGGGCGAAGCAGGAGGGGCCGCAGTATTGGGAAGAGCAGACGCGGACCGCCAAGGAAGCCGCACAGGCTTTCCGAGTGAACCTGAACAACCTGCGCGGCTACTACAACCAGAGCGAGGCCG GGTCTCACACCATCCAGGTTATGTATGGTTGCGACGTGGGGCCGGACAGGCGCCTCCTCCGCGGGTACAGTCAGTACGCCTACGACGGCGCCGATTACCTCGCCCTGAACGAGGACCTGCGCTCCTGGACGGCGGCGGACACTGCGGCTCAGATCTCCCGGCGCAAGTTGGAGGTGGCCGGTGTGGAGGAGCGCTGGAGGAACTACCTGGATGGGGAGTGCATGGAGTGGCTCCTCAGATACCTGGATTACGGGAAGGAGACGCTGCAGCGCGCGG AAGCCCCAAAGACACACGTGACCCACCACCACATCTCCGACCATGAGGTCACCCTGAAGTGCTGGGCCTTGGGCTTCTACCCTGCGGAGATCACCCTGACCTGGCAGCGTGACGGGGAGGACCTGACCCAGGACACGGAGTTTGTGGAGACCAGGCCTGCAGGGGACGGAACCTTCCAGAAGTGGGCGGCTGTGGTGGTGCCTTCTGGGGAGGAGCAGAGATACACGTGCCATGTGCAGCACGAGGGGCTGCCTGAGCCCGTCACCCTGAgatggg AGCCACCTTCTCAGCCCACCATCCCCACGGTGGGCCTCATTGCTGGCCTGGTTCTCCTTGGAGCTGTGGTCACTGGCGCTGTGGTGGCTGCAGCTGTGATGTGGAGGAACAAGAGCTCCGGTAGAGAAAGCG GTGGAAAAGGAGGGTGCTATACTCAGGCTGCAG GCAGTGACAGTGCCCAGGGCTCTGACGTGTCTCACGGATCCTAA
- the LOC139045867 gene encoding patr class I histocompatibility antigen, A-2 alpha chain-like isoform X2, whose translation MKRAQFSLPLGVRFLEKPISVSAAPGYKVATTVGNSDSPQTAMMWVMEPPAFLLLLLSGALTLTETWAGSHSMRYFSTGVSRPGRGEPRFIAVGYVDDTQFVRFDSDAASPRMEPRAPWAKQEGPQYWEEQTRTAKEAAQAFRVNLNNLRGYYNQSEAGSHTIQVMYGCDVGPDRRLLRGYSQYAYDGADYLALNEDLRSWTAADTAAQISRRKLEVAGVEERWRNYLDGECMEWLLRYLDYGKETLQRAEAPKTHVTHHHISDHEVTLKCWALGFYPAEITLTWQRDGEDLTQDTEFVETRPAGDGTFQKWAAVVVPSGEEQRYTCHVQHEGLPEPVTLRWEPPSQPTIPTVGLIAGLVLLGAVVTGAVVAAAVMWRNKSSGGKGGCYTQAAGSDSAQGSDVSHGS comes from the exons ATGAAGCGAGCCCAGTTCTCACTCCCATTGGGTGTGCGGTTTCTAGAGAAGCCAATCAGCGTCTCCGCTGCTCCGGGTTATAAAGTCGCCACCACCGTGGGGAACTCAGATTCTCCCCAAACCGCGATGATGTGGGTCATGGAGCCTccagccttcctcctcctgctgctctcgGGGGCCCTGACCCTGACCGAGACCTGGGCAG gctccCACTCCATGAGGTATTTCAGCACCGGCGTGTCCCGGCCCGGCCGCGGGGAGCCCCGCTTCATCGCCGTCGGCTACGTGGACGACACGCAGTTCGTGCGGTTCGACAGCGACGCCGCGAGTCCGAGGATGGAGCCGCGGGCGCCGTGGGCGAAGCAGGAGGGGCCGCAGTATTGGGAAGAGCAGACGCGGACCGCCAAGGAAGCCGCACAGGCTTTCCGAGTGAACCTGAACAACCTGCGCGGCTACTACAACCAGAGCGAGGCCG GGTCTCACACCATCCAGGTTATGTATGGTTGCGACGTGGGGCCGGACAGGCGCCTCCTCCGCGGGTACAGTCAGTACGCCTACGACGGCGCCGATTACCTCGCCCTGAACGAGGACCTGCGCTCCTGGACGGCGGCGGACACTGCGGCTCAGATCTCCCGGCGCAAGTTGGAGGTGGCCGGTGTGGAGGAGCGCTGGAGGAACTACCTGGATGGGGAGTGCATGGAGTGGCTCCTCAGATACCTGGATTACGGGAAGGAGACGCTGCAGCGCGCGG AAGCCCCAAAGACACACGTGACCCACCACCACATCTCCGACCATGAGGTCACCCTGAAGTGCTGGGCCTTGGGCTTCTACCCTGCGGAGATCACCCTGACCTGGCAGCGTGACGGGGAGGACCTGACCCAGGACACGGAGTTTGTGGAGACCAGGCCTGCAGGGGACGGAACCTTCCAGAAGTGGGCGGCTGTGGTGGTGCCTTCTGGGGAGGAGCAGAGATACACGTGCCATGTGCAGCACGAGGGGCTGCCTGAGCCCGTCACCCTGAgatggg AGCCACCTTCTCAGCCCACCATCCCCACGGTGGGCCTCATTGCTGGCCTGGTTCTCCTTGGAGCTGTGGTCACTGGCGCTGTGGTGGCTGCAGCTGTGATGTGGAGGAACAAGAGCTCCG GTGGAAAAGGAGGGTGCTATACTCAGGCTGCAG GCAGTGACAGTGCCCAGGGCTCTGACGTGTCTCACGGATCCTAA